ACCCCCGACGAACTGGAACGGTTCGCCACGCTCTTCCGGCGGCTGGTCCACGACTTCGTCGCCCACACCGAGACCCCGCTCGACCTCCCCGCCCGCGTCTCTGTCGCGAGCCCCCCGTGAACGGTCCTGCCATGTACGTGAACGTCGTCGATGAGTACCGGTCGCCGCCCCGCGGCAACGGACGGCACGTCCTGGTCGTCGTCGGCGCCCCCCCGCGAGACCGAACTGCTCTCCACCGCCTCGGGGTTGGCCGGCCACCGGGTCGGCACGGCGGACACCGGCGCCGAGGCCGTGGCCCGCCTCACCCGGGACCGGTTCGGCCTGTTCGTCCTGGCGGCCCGCACGGCCTGCCGCGACCGACGCCGGCGGGCGACGGTAGGCCTCGTCAGGGGTGAACACACAGGCTCGCAGGGACAGTCCGCCGCCGTGATCCAGGCGGCCGTCGGCCCTGCGTGACGTGCGCGCGGGGACCAAGAGCGCGCTCGCCGGCCGCCATGCCCGGGTCCGCCCGAAACCTCACCCGCGCGCGGGACCGTCCCGGATTTCTCGCGACGCGAGGATGCCGATCGCGTTCGCCGGCACGACGGCCGTCATCGCCGCCCACTCCGTCCAGTCGAGGCGCTGTCCGGGCGCGACCCACCCGACCGTGGCCGCCAGGACGGGGTCGACGCTCATGAACAGCCCGGAGGTCGCCGCAGGCACCCGCCGCAGAGTGAAAAGGTCGGCGGGACAAGGCACCGCCGACGACAGCACCCCGGCGGCCACGGCACACCCGGCTGCCGTGAGCGTCGGCGGCTGCCGTACGGCGACCAGGACCCCGACCGGCAGGAACAGCAGGGCGGACACCGCGGCCGCGGCCGCCGACCCCTGCGCTCCGGGCAGCCGCCGGCCGACCGTGCGGTTGAGCAGGATGTACGAGGCCCGGCAGACCGCTGCCAACAGACCGAGAACCCTGCTCGTGGACCGCCGTACCGGGAACACGACCCGGCAGCTGTGGCCCGAGGGGGACCGTCCCGCCGTACGGGAGACACAGGACGTGGACGACTGGCTCACCGTGATCCCCACGGGGCGGTGCGTCGGGATGACGGCGGAGTCGACCGCCCACCGGTATCCGCGGCCCGGTGTCGTCTACCGGCCGGTGCGGGACGCCGAGCCGATCGCCGTGCGGCTGGCCTGGTGGCGGGACGATCCCCACTCGGCCGCCCGGGCCGTAGGGGAACTGCTCACCTGGATCGGGGTGGCTGAGACCCGCACGTATGGATGTGCGCGGCCGTAGTCATGTGTGCGATACGGCGGACAAAATTGTTGACAATCTTGTCTGGCTAGATTTAGCTTCGACAGGCACTCACTCAGGGAGGGCAGCGATGCCGAAAGAAGCCCGTCCGAGCACCGGGGAGCAGGCCAAACAGCATGCGCTCGCGCAGCTGCGGCAGGCGATCCTGCACGGCGAGATGGCACCGGCGCAGCGGCTGGTGGAGAACGAGCTCGCCGAGCAGTTCGGTGTGACACGGGCCAGCATCCGGGCCGCACTCATCGATCTGGAGGCCCAGGGTCTCGTCGAGCGGATCCGCAACCGGGGTTCCCGGGTGCGGGTGGTGACCGTCGAGGAGGCGGTCGCCATCACCGAGTGCCGCATGGTCCTCGAAGGACTGTGCGCGGCCAAGGCGGCGACCCTGGCCAGTGACGAGCAGCTCGCCGAGCTGACCGAACTGGGCACGGCGATGACCAAGGCCGTGGCCGACGGCGAGCCGATGACCTACTCCGAGCTCAACCAGGAGCTGCACGCCAGGGTGCGGGAGTTCTCGGGCCAGCGGACCGCCGTGGATCTGCTGGAGCGGCTGAACGCTCAACTGGTGCGTCACCGGTTCCAGTTGGCGCTGCGGCCGGGACGCCCGCAGCACTCCCTGAGCGAGCATCTGGCGATGATCGAGGCGATCAGGGCCAGGGACCCGCAGGCGGCCGAGAAGGCCGTCCGCGCCCACCTCACCAGCGTGATCGAGGCGCTGCGCGACTGAGCCGCGCGAGGCGGGCGCGAACCTGTCCACTTCAAGGAGATGTCCGTAATGACGCAGTCAGGCGCGCCCGTCCGTCCACGTTCGACACTGGTGATCACCGCGCATGCCGGGGACTTCGTGTGGCGGGCGGGCGGAGCCATCGCCCTGGCCGCCTCCCGGGGCGAGAAGGTCACCATCGCCTGTCTGACCTTCGGTGAACGCGGGGAGTCCGCCAAGGCCTGGCGCGAGGGCAGAAAACTCGACGAGATCAAGGCGATACGCCGGGACGAGGCCGAGCGCGCCGCCGCGACCCTCGGCGCCGAGGTGCGCTTC
This portion of the Streptomyces canus genome encodes:
- a CDS encoding GntR family transcriptional regulator, encoding MPKEARPSTGEQAKQHALAQLRQAILHGEMAPAQRLVENELAEQFGVTRASIRAALIDLEAQGLVERIRNRGSRVRVVTVEEAVAITECRMVLEGLCAAKAATLASDEQLAELTELGTAMTKAVADGEPMTYSELNQELHARVREFSGQRTAVDLLERLNAQLVRHRFQLALRPGRPQHSLSEHLAMIEAIRARDPQAAEKAVRAHLTSVIEALRD